ACAAAAAGTGAAGCTGATGCTGTCGCgtttctgtatgtttttacatTTATCAgttaaaactgtattaaaaaagacTCAGGCCCCTCCTGCGAGGCGAGAGCCGCCGAGCTCAGGTGCTGAGGGCCGGGACGAGCCGCAGAGCTCTGCGAAGCCTCGGCCCATTTAATTACCGACTCCCCAccgctgcccggccctgcccgagCAGCCGGacgggccgggcgctgccgggggTCGGGCCCCCGAGAGCGGGAACCTGCGCCCACACCCCCGGGGCTGCGTGCGGGGgtgccccgctccccccgcggtCACAGTCTCCCCTTCGCCAGCGACCGGAGGGGGAACGGCCGGGGCGCTCCGGGCGCGCTGACGACGCTGCATCCTCAGGGGGACCCGGCACCTCCCAGGCCACGGGGGGTTTTTCCCTCCGGGGTTCAGCCGGGCCCAGGCCGGGCCCTGAGAGCGCGGACACGCCCCGGGGGCAGGacccggccccgccgccgagATCCTCCTCCAGACCGACCCCGGCCCGGCCGCACAAAGCGCCCCCCCCCTCCGGGCTCCGTCCTCCCCATCGCTTCCCCCCACGGCCCCGGGGGGGTTTCACGCCCGCCcgcccccagcagctccctccccCCCTCCGCAGCCCttcgccggcccccgccccgcgaGCAGCGGCCTCCGGCCAGACCGGCCCCGgctcccccgcgccccggcccaGGGCCCCGCCGAGCGCTCCCGCCGGGGCCGAACCGCCCCCCCCAGTCCCCGAGAGCTCCGAACGCCGCCCCCAGGGCGCCCCCGGCCCCACCGGGATCCCCCCCCCTGCCCAGGCCGCTCCTCGGCCCCCCCGGTCCCGCAGCCGCCCTCAGCGCGGCCCCGGCCTCACGTACCgcctgcccgggccgggccggctccggGACGCCGCGGGGCTCAGGGGCGGCCGCGGCCTCcaccgcctccccccgcccggccccgccgcgctgctccgcaccccccgccccgccggaagctcccgccccgccgccgcccggaaGCGCCGCCCTGACCGGCGAGAGGCGCCGCGGAGCCGGAACTCGCTGGTCGGGGCGGGCTCTATggccggggcggggctgggggcggggctcAGCGGGAGGTAACCAAtaagccccgcccctcccgccccgccatTCGCCGGCGCCGCGGGCCGTCCTCCGCCCCCCGCGCGCTGATTGGCTGCCCCGGGGTGGCGGTCGGTGACTTCCGGGAgtgcccgcggcggcggcgctctGGCAGGTCAGCGCGCGcagcgaggggcggggggggcggccggcggcgggaggggcgggcgggcgcccccTGGTGccggggcgggagcgcggggcgccGAGCGGGCCCTGGGGACGCTCCCGGTAGCCCCGGTAGCCCCGTTCCCGGGGGCGCAGCCCCCGCCGTCCCGTCCCCGGTGCGCTCGCTCAGCCCGGCGGTCCCATCCCCGCGGTGccgccccccggggctgccgTCCCGGTGTCCcgtagcccccccccccccatccccggtccccccctcccgccgcccccggtgtctccgcgcggggccgggggtgAACGGCTGCGTCtgcagggccccccccgccgGCACCATGAGCACCGAGACGCTGGTGAAGGACGTTAAACCGGGGCTGAAGAACCTCAACCTCATCTTCATCGTCCTGGAGACGGGTGAGCGcgatggcggcggggggggacccgggggccgcgctgacccctgacccccccccccgccccgctgacCCCCCCCAGGCCGGGTGACGAAGACGAAGGACGGGCACGAGGTGCGGACGTGCAAGGTGGCCGACAAGACGGGCAGCATCAACATCTCGGTGTGGGACGATGTGGGGAACCTCATCCAGCCCGGGGACATCATCCGCCTCACCAAGGGGTacggggggggcaccccgggaTCCCCCgtccccccggggctccccccggcctGACACCCCCCGTCCCTCCCCCTCCAGGTACGCCTCGGTCTTCAAGGGCTGCCTGACCCTCTACACGGGCCGCGGGGGCGACCTGCAGAAGATCGGCGAGTAaggccggggctggggggtccccccgagctggggggtgctgggagcaggggggggggctgggacacggcgggggggtccccaccgcccccctctGCCCGCAGGTTCTGCATGGTCTACTCCGAGGTGCCCAACTTCAGCGAGCCCAACCCCGAGTACGTGGCGCAGCAGTCCCAGAGCAAAGGGGTGagttctgggggggggggacacagcggggtggtggggaggggggggccagGCTGGGACCCCCCCGAGCGCGGCTGCCCCGGCTCCGCGGCACACGGGGCGTCTCCGTCTCCCCCCCAGGCCCAGAACGAGAGCGCGAGTCCGGCCGCGTCGCCGAGCGGGCAGGGCCCCCCCGCAGCATCCCCGGGTAGGTCacgcagcgccccccccccccccccccccccccgccctgggcgTCTGGGACCCCCCGCggtgtgtcccccacccccccacctcaccTTCCTCCCGCTGCTCTGCTTCCAGCCCCCGACAGCCAGAACGGGAACGGGCTGAGCCCGGGGGGCCCCGCGcacccccccagcgcccccccgcacccccccagcGGCCGCATCACCCGCAGCCAGCCCGGCcaccccggccccgccaccggccccgTCAGCAACGGCAAGGAGACGCGGCGGAGCAGCAAGAGATAACgggccgcggcccccccccccccccctccaccccccctccGGCCCCCGCTGCGGTTTGGGGGGGGTTCCCTGGCCCCCCCGCCCCTGAGCATCCCCTGGGGCGAGGAGGGGGTCGGCcaggccctgctgccccccactCATGTGCCTCTGGGAGGGTGAGGGGGGCCCGGGCCCCCCCATCTCGGGCCGGCTGGGGTCGAGGGGCCGGAGCTGAGCCCTGCACCCGCTGCCCGGCGGCCCCTGGGActggggggctgcaccccccccccccaactgccccccaAACTCAGCCACCCCCCGCCCTCGCTGGGGCAGACGTGCAGGACCTGTTGGGGGGGTGTTAATAAAAGGTTGAGctcctgcctgcgccctgcccgctccctgcccgcggcCCTGGCCCCGCCACGGGGGGCCCGGACCCCCCCCGCCCTGTAAGGCCCTCCCCGCACGGCCCCTCCCGCGCcggggctggctgggagcagcGTCTGGGTGACCCTTGGCCCCCCCGGTTCGGGCGCAGCAGACGGCGCGGCCACCGCACGGGGACGGGGGCCGGGCAGTGACGCGTCCCCTGGCCCCGCCGTTGGCCCAGCGCTGGCCCAGGtgagccccggggcggggggggcacgggagggggccgggggggcacagGCCATGTGGCCACTGCACCCCACCAAGGCGATGAGGGGACCACAAGCCCCCCCTTGACGGACGGGGGTCAGCCCTGGTGAAGGTGGGAACACCCATGGCACCGTGGTGGGGATGTCGGTGGGGCGCCAGCTCCCGGAGTCCCGGGATTTTCGCAGCTGCGCCGTGTCGCCAAGTCCCACGtggaggagggggggggccgggccctgCGGCCGCCGTTCCACCCGCGGGTCGGTGTTTCCGTCGCTGCGTGGGGCTGGTCCcctggggtgggagctggggggtgaCGCGGCAGCGCCGGGGGGTGCAGGCGGGTGGGGGTGCGAGCgccctgctggggggggggggggccgccgcCGTTATCTCCCCACCCAGTGAAACATTAACTCCAACACAAAAGCTGCCCCAGTTGCAAAACCTCCCCTCAAGGACAAGTGTCCCCCCAGCAGTGTCCCcacgcgccccccccccccccattgccTACCTGGGGTCCGGCCCCACGGGGGGGCCCAGGGACAGCacctggggctgccccccccccccccccccccccccgcgggtgTCCCTGAGCCCCGGTGTGGGGACACGTGGCCCCGGGCCGTGACCCTGACGCCGCCTGTTGCTTTCCAGCcggacggacggacggcgggTGGGTGCGtacccagggctgggggggggggggggggggccagggacccccccagctcccaccacccTCACGCCGGCgtcccccccctcttccccccagctcCGCCGGGGACCCCCCTGTGCCGCCCGCGCGATCCGGCCCCATGGGCCCCCGCGGGCTCCTCCTGGGCGTCCTGGGGCTGGTGGCtctgggggccgggggggggccggggccgctgcccGAGGACGCGGCGCAGGAGCACGGCTACTACCTGCAGCAGCTCTTCGGGCTCTACGGGGCCAACGGCACGTTGCCCTCGGAGGGGCTGGCGCggctgctgggcagcctggggctgggccGCGTGCGCGTGGTGCGGATCCAGCACGAGGAGCTCGGCCACGGCCACGTCGCCCACCTCGACCTGCTCGAGGTGCAGGAGGAGAAGCACCGGCACCGCCACCCGCTCCGGGAGCacggcggggacccccccgcccccagcgccACCGCGCCCACCCCAACCCCCAGGTacctgctgccccccccaccccccccccgctgcgGGGCGATGCGGGGGGCTCACGGtgctcccgccccccccgccagcccccggcccccccagacACAAAGCTGGACGAAGCTGGCGCCCGCCGACCCCCCCGCTGCCGGGGTCACCCCTGGGAGCCGCGGtggggcccccccgccccccggcctgAGCCTGCTGGGGAGGGTCCTGGGCTTGGAGCACTCCAGCGCCGACCACCCCCACGACGatgtgagcagggctggggggcggggggggggttcACACCATCCTGCCCCGCTGCCACGTGCTGGGAGCCCCGGCTGCTCCTTGTCCCCCAGCGGGACccgggacccccagcccccccccccccccagcaccactcACCGCCCCCCCCGCAGTGCCTCAACGTCACCCAGCTGCTGGTGAATTTTGGGCTGGCGTCCGTGTCCCAGCTGACGCCGGAGCAGTTCACCCTCCTCTGCCCGGCGCTGCTCTACCAGATCGACACCCGCGTCTGCATCCAGCACAGCGATGAGGTGACGCTGCCtcccccggggggggccctgtGGCCAGGTAACCCCaacccagggccccccccagccccagggtccctgcagccccgtCCCCAGGCCCCCATCAGCGGGTCCCCTGGCGTCtgctccctgtgtcccctgtccctacagccccccccccccagtgtctgGTCCCATGGCCACTCTCCCATGGCCCCCGCTCCCCTGaccctgtccctgcagccccgTCCCTGTTCCCGCCGTCACTCGGGGTCCCCTGTCCTGCCATCGCCATCCCCGGGTGGTCCCCACGTCCCCATCCCCGCAGCACCGAGTGCCCCCCTCCCGCATGCCCCCTCCCCAGGTCCCGGGGTGCCCACCCCTGCATCCCCCAGGACCCCTCC
The window above is part of the Strix uralensis isolate ZFMK-TIS-50842 chromosome 33, bStrUra1, whole genome shotgun sequence genome. Proteins encoded here:
- the NABP2 gene encoding SOSS complex subunit B1 codes for the protein MSTETLVKDVKPGLKNLNLIFIVLETGRVTKTKDGHEVRTCKVADKTGSINISVWDDVGNLIQPGDIIRLTKGYASVFKGCLTLYTGRGGDLQKIGEFCMVYSEVPNFSEPNPEYVAQQSQSKGAQNESASPAASPSGQGPPAASPAPDSQNGNGLSPGGPAHPPSAPPHPPSGRITRSQPGHPGPATGPVSNGKETRRSSKR